The genome window TAAGAAATCACCAAAATACGCATATACGGTGTCCATGTCTTCAGTTAAATTACAAGGTCTGCAATTTTAATATAAACACCATCCTTGTAAATCACTTCCCCTTAATATATTCAAAAAACTCTTATTTTTTAGAAAAACCATAATTACAACAATATCGTACAATCACAAGCTTAGAATACGCGCACTAAGACAAAAAATTGAAACCATCCCTGTTTCAATCCTTTACCACCCCAAGATACTCTATAATCCGTCTTTATATCGGCTACAGCGAGCAAAACTCACTAAAACATAAAATGAGTTCATTTCTAAAAGCCATCAAAGAATCGAATAATAGCTAAATTTATAAACCACTGACAGTAGCCTTCCTACTCTTTCTGAATATGTTCTGAAACACCAGGGCACTTAGTGCAAAAATACACAATAGACAAGATACCTTAATAACTACCGTACACCTCTCAACAAATACATGATCCTTTAATAACAACAACTGTTAGATTACACATTTCACTAGTAAAAACCAGGATGAAGTATTTATATCTGCCTTTTTCGATATTCACTCACAAAAAACTGAAAGTTGTACCCAATCCACTAGGCTACTTTTCTTAAAATCCCCACCACTTACCATTACACTCACCATCCATGCCCCTATTGTAAACACTTCTTACTTACCACGAGCTTTTACTATTTTTATAACCTTTTTCCATTTTCATATACATAACTCGGTTCATACATTGTCACTAATTCTTCTGCCGCAGTTGGATGCAGTGCCATAGTAGCATCAAAAACATCTTTTGTTAGTTTTCCTTTAAGAGACACTGCTATAAGCTGCACCATCTCACTGGCGCCCTCCCCTAAAATATGTGCACCAACGACAACACGACTTTCACCATCAACAACGAGTTTCATAAAAGTTTTTTCGGAAATTCCTGAAAGAGTATTTCGCATGGGACGAAATAATGTACGGTAAATTTCAACACGCTTATACAGGCCTACAGAATCTTCTTCTGAAATACCGACCGTTCCAATCTCTGGCTGCGAAAAAACAGACGTCGGAATTAAATCATAATCAGGTACTGTTGGAATATCTTTAAACACGTTTTTAACAAAGCACATTGCCTCGTGGATGGCCACAGGTGTTAATTGAGCATTCCCTGTTACATCTCCAACTGCCCAAATATGTGGCACATTTGTCATCATCTTTTCATCAACAATGATCGCACCAGAATTATTAAGCTTAACCCCTACATCTTCAAGTCCTAAGCCCATCGTATTAGGTACACGCCCCGCAGCCCAAACAGCTTGATCAGCACTTAAAATTTGTCCATTCGACAAAGTAATATCATAGTGCTTATTATTAACCTCTACTCGAGAAGGTATTTCTCCATAAATAATGGAAATTCCCTTTTCAATCATTACATCACTGAGAATCTTTCTCAAATCGTAATCAAAACCACGAAGAATAAGGTCACCACGATGAATCAATGTGGTATTGACTCCTAATGCGTGAAAGATACCAGCAAACTCAACACCAATGTAACCACCTCCAACAATTATTATTGATTCTGGTAATTTTTTAAGATCAAAGATTTCGTTAGAAGTAAGAAATAAATCACCTCCTACCACCATAGGAGGAGTAACTCTTGCTCCTGTTGCAATTAAAATCTCTTTTGCCCTCAGCCGCTCACCTGTTTTAGAAAGTTCCAACATATGATCGTCTATGAAGGTAGCACGGCTCTCATAAATATGAACATTGTTACTTCTCAGTGTATTACGATAGAGGCCTTCTAATCTTGATATTTCTTTATCTTTGTTTGCAATCAATTTCTGCAAATCAAAAATTGGATTTGTACATTGCCACCCAAAACCAGTACTTTCACTAAAAGCCCGTGCATACTGCGACGCATAAACAAAAAGCTTTTTAGGGATACAACCACGGATAACACAAGTACCACCCACACGGTGTTCTTCTGCTATAGCAACACGCTTACCAAGTGCTCCAGCAAGGCGAGCAGCACGCACCCCACCAGAACCACCTCCAACAACAAACAAATCAAAATCAAAAGACGTCATAGACCTCTCCCTCCTATAAAGCTCAACCCGCACAAGCTGCAGTCATTTACTCACCCCAAAAAGTTTCTATATCCTAAGAAAAACTCTACCCATATAGGCAGAGACGCTCATTTTTTTAAATCTTAGCGAAGCTTGCCTCATTCAATAAAAATAGCCAATTGTTAATGTTATCTCACCCGTAACATAATTGACAAAACTACTTCAAACTTTTTGAAGGAAAAGATTTTTTAGGATCCGCTAACTTGTTTAAACGAACTGTCTTAGCCATATCATTCTCAACATTTTTCACAAGATCTTCCATAAGAGAAGAACTCCATTCGTTAAATACGGCATAAGAGTCACGCGCAATGTTAGGAACCTCTGTTAGAAATTTTTTACCAACATCAGAACTATAAAATACTGTAATCTTATCAAGTTCCTCTAAACTAAAGTACTTTGTGTACACATAAGCAATTGCTTTTTCTAAATCAGCACGCCGCTTGGCCAAAGCAAGCGCATTTTTATCAACAATATCAGAAATAACCGCTTCCAAATTTGGATCACTACTCACTAATTCATTCTTAAGATCTCGCGCAGCTGTTGGCAAAAAACTATCAAACTGATCAGTTGCGTGTATCACCTTTATCATTTTTTTAGCAGCTTCTAAATGCTGTTCACTGACATTTTGCGCATAAGATACCCCGATATTTACAGCTAAAAAGGTAACTAAACAGAACAGTGCAACAACGCGCTGAAAAGAAGATATATTTTTCATCCAATAATTACTCCGTAGTTATTGTAACCTGCATTGGTTACTATAATTGAAATTTTTAATAATGCTTTGATTCTGAAACTTGAACATCACCTGTTGCCATCGCTATGATTGAACGTGATGCTACCCCCAAAAAAAGTCCATGTTCAACAACACCTGGAATCTCATAAAGTGCAGCAGATAACAACTCTGGCTGTGCAATATACCCAAAAGCTACATCAAAGATAAAGAAGTTGTCATCCGTTTCAAAGGGATTGTCCCCATTCATCCGTAACGTTATCTTTCCTGAAAAACCAAAATCATCGGCTACTTTTTCAATAGCTCTACGGGTAACATTTACACCAAACTGATTAACAACAACTGGAAGTGGGAAGGCGCCAAGCTTTCTTACTAATTTTGTTTCATCGGCTATAATCAATACCGAACGAGAGGCGGAAGCAACAATCTTTTCGCGCAATAATGCCCCACCACCTCCTTTAATTAAGGCCATATGTGGATCAATTTCATCTGCTCCATCAATATCAAGGTCAAGATCAGGCATTTTTTCTAAGGTAGTAACAGGCACCCCAAACTGATGACACAACTGTTCAGAATAACGTGATGTAACCACTCCCATAACGCGTAAACCACCAGCAACACGTTCCCCAAGAAGGCGAACAAACTCATTAACTGTCGAACCAGAACCAATACCAAGCTGCATACCATCCTGAATAAACTCAAGTGCCTTTGCCGCTGCCAGTTTTTTTAATTCCTGAGCATCCATAAGTTATTTTTCCTTTTAACTTATTATCTATACATATTATGAGTTAACGGTAAAAAAAGCATTATATCGATTTAACTTATTGCAGATTCATTTATCATCATCCAATCTTAAAATACCAGAAGCGTAACACAATAATCAACGAAATCCCTTCGTAAACTTATTTACCAAGCCTGACAAAAACTGGGGTAAAATCACTTGTTCTTAAAAGCAACAACTTTGCTATAATATCAACCATATCTTTAAAACCATAAGTGAGCTAGAAAAACAATCTGTTCCTTCTTTATTCTTACCCCCCATTTTTATAATTTTGTAAAAACTTTATACCTTTTAAAAATAAAAAATGTTTCAATTGATCATAAAAACCTACTGAACATAGTTCAGATAAAATTTAAAACATGAAGACAATACACGGTGCATGATATTTGAAAAAATACCATCCAATTAAGTATATTCCTCTAAATAAAACTGAAATTTATTTTCAATATCAAGGTCTTGTAGCCAACTTCTTGTAGCATTTGAGCTATACTTTTACCACCTTAATCAATCTGAAATAGCAATGAGAATGTTTATATACCTAACTTTTCTAAATCTTGCCTATGCATGCTCCACGGTCGATGAAAACCCACAGAAGACCACATAACAACTTTATTTCTGGTTACCATAACACTCCCTCTTGATAAAAGCTGCTGAGGCGTGATCATTATTCCTGATATTTGAACACACACTCGATCATCTACCGTAGATTCTTTAATTACGACATCTACCTTTATGCATTGACTAGTTTTTCTACGTAAAATAGAAACTCTTAATCCATCTTTTGGTAGAGATGTACAAACATTATCATCACAAATAAATTGTCCGTTCAATGTTGGCCCACTTCTTGTTGGTTTAATAATTTCATCAACATCAAATAACCTCTTCCATTGAGATATGGTAAACTTGGATGCACGAGACTTATCGATATATAACGTCTTCTTATTGATAACACCCACGAGGTTCATACCATCTGATACAATCAGTTGCACAGATGAACATATTCCATAAATCAGTACACCTGCGATTATGGGGATAGCAAAAATGAATCTCAACGGTGTTTTGAAAAAAATTAAACCTGTTAAACCTAAACTTAAAAAAATTAACGCAGATGACGGTATAAATCCTGGATTAAACGTAGGAGAAATAGATGCTATCATATAGGCAATCTTAATCACAAGACCAATACCAAAACCCATAATTTGCAATGGGAACCATTCAAGCCCTAAAGTCATTGCGAGTACTGCCACTAGTCCAAAAGGCATTACTAAGATTGATACGATAGGAAGAGCCAAAACATTGCTAATTACACTAAGTGATGCCACATTAGTAAAAATGATGTGCAGCATAAATTCCACTAGCAGAACCTGCAATAAGAGAAGATGAACAAATTGAAACAACTGATAAAAAAATAAAGCGAAATACTTTAGCTCCAATAGAGGATGGTATTGTTTTTTTACATCAGAAGATCGCCTTTTAGCCCACCACTCAAAAGCAGCAATTAAAGCTGCAGTTGCTGAAAATGACATTTGAAAACTAGGACCTAATATTTCATGTGGAGAAATAGCAATAACCACCAAAGCAGCAATAGCAAAACTACGCATTGTGATGCCAGAACGGTTGCATAATATAGCAATCAACATAGTAGCAACCATCACAAAACTCCTTTGAGCCGAGACACTAGCTCCAGATAATGCTAAATAAAAAGCTGCAATTATTAATGCAGCAATAGCAGCAATTTTTTTTGTTGAATAATGAGATGAAAAAACTGGAAAAAATGCAAAAAAAACACGTATAAAAATAAAAACTATGCCACTGAGCAAAGCCATATGCAAACCTGATATTGATAAGATATGTGCCAATCCAGATGTTCTCAATGCCTCGTTGGTATTATCTGAAATACCGCCACGCTGTCCTGTTATTAAGGCAGAAGAAACCTTACCATTTTCTCCATCAATGGCTGCACTTATCCTCAGAGTCATTTCCATGCGTAGATTTTCAATTTTCTGTGAGGTCCGCGCTAATAAAGCGCCCGGTTGAAAAACAGATATCTTGATTGGTTGGCCTAAGTAAGTTCCATAAGCACCAATTCCTTTGAAATAATTATGGAAGCTAAAATCATAACCTCCTGGACGCATAGCTCCAGACAAAGCGTGAAGCCTTACCCTTCCATATAAACCATCACCCGGAGATAACTTAGATGGTAAATATTTTGCGGTTAAACGCACACGATCAGGACTATGACGTAAAATTGGCTTTTCTGTTTTCAATACATCTACAATTACATAAAATCCCCCCTTTTCTAAAGCTTCAACAGAAACAACACGTCCTGTTAATGTGGTAGAAATGTTGCTACTTAACATCGGTGTAGACATACGCCACGTCTCTATTTTTGCAAACAAAGCTCCCAGTACAATGCAACACAAAAAACAAACAATTAACCACACGCTATAATAATTGCGTGCACCATACAGCAACCCGAAAAGTAAAATAATCAGTGCAACAAATTGCTCCCAACTTGGTTCTTTGTCTAAATTGAAATAAAAAATAGCTCCTACAACGCAAAATACTAAAATCAACAAAAAAGGTAGCCCAAAAGAAATTTCTTTTCTTATGCACTCCATAAACCATTGCTGTACAAGAACAATGCCTTCTATCACACGAGAAGATAAAGAAAATTTCTTCTCATCATAGGTCGCATCCTTTGGAACATCAATGATGAGAGGAAACCCCTTTTGGGCTAAAGTTAAATTTGCATTCTCCAAAACAGATTCTGTTGATGGATTGCTTTTATCCAATATTTTCACCCTCCCGCTTTACTTAAAAGTGCGACTATTGCACACTCCATCAGCTATGCTAACATGATCACTTAATACGGTTCCACGGATAACATCTTATGGAAAGGATATTCCCATGTCTGTCATTACCCGTTTTGCACCATCGCCTACAGGTTTTCTTCACATCGGTAGTGCTCGTACCGCTCTCTTTAACTGGTTATACGCAAAACATAATAATGGAAAGATGCTTCTGCGTATTGAAGACACAGATCGAGAACGTTCAACAGATATAGCTGTTAAAGCTATCATAGATGGTCTGCATTGGATGGGAATTGATTATGACGGAGATCCTATTTCGCAATTTGAACGAGCAGAACGTCATCGTCAAGTTGCTGAGCAATTGGTAAAAAATGGTAAGGCTTATTATTGCTACGCTTCTCCCGAAGAATTAGCGCAAATGCGAGAAAATGCCCGTGCAGAAGGCCGTCCACCACGCTATGATGGACGGTGGCGTGATCGTGATATTTCCAAAGCTCCTAAGGGTGTAAGACCTGTCATTCGCATCAAAGCACCGCAAAATGGAGAAACTGTCTTACATGACCGTGTTCAGGGGAAGATCCTTTTTCCAAATAAAGATCTTGATGATTTCATTATTTTACGCTCTGATAGGACTCCAACCTATATGCATGCTGTCGTTGTTGATGATCATGATATGGGAATCACTCATATCATCCGTGGTGATGATCATCTTACAAACGCAGCTCGCCAGGCAATCATTTTCAATGCAATGGGATGGGAAATTCCTGTAATGGCGCATATTCCACTGATTCATGGTGAAAATGGTGCAAAATTATCGAAACGGCATGGCGCACTCGGTGTTGAAAACTACAGAACAATGGGATATCTTCCTGATGCTCTACGCAACTATCTTGTTCGCCTCGGCTGGAGCCATGGCAATGATGAAATCATCTCAACTGAAGATATGATTTCTTGGTTTGATATTGATGACATCAATAAAGGTCCTGCCCGATTTGATTTCAAAAAACTTGATGCCGTTAATGGGCACTACATACGTGTGAGTGATAATCAAAATCTTTTTGATTATAGTTTGGGTATTTTACCTGAAATTGAAGGTGGTATAGAAATAATAAATAAACTTAACACAGAACGGTGTGCTCAATTTTTGGCTGCAATACCATACGTAAAAGAACGTTCAAAAACACTTCTTGAGCTCATTGACGGTACGTCTTTTATTTTTGCAGAACGACCATTACAACTTGATGAAAAAGCAAAAAAACTATTAAATGGAGATGGATGGATTATCTTACGAGAAATTTACCCCATTCTTGAGGCGTGCCCTGACTGGACCACAGAGGTCTTAAATGAAACTTTGCGCTGTTACGCACAAAAGAAAGAACTTAAACTCGGAGAAGTTGCCCAACCTCTTAGAGCTGCGCTCACTGGGCGTACAACATCGCCAGGTGTCTTTGATATTCTTGTTTTATTAGGAAAAACTGAATCTCTTAATCGCATAAATGATCAAATAGATGCAAAAAAAATCTACGCTATCTAATGAGGTTATTTGAAGTACAAGTTCTTTAACAAGAATTAAAATGTGTCTTTACTTCAATAATAACAATTAATGATTGAAGTATATAATATCTAAAACTGATAAAAGATTATCCTTCAATTGCATGCGCTTATTTTCATAGCAAATTTACTTTACGTATAACTAAAAAATGTTTTGATTATATAGCTTCCTATCTGGTAGAACCTGGATATGAAAGATAAGGGAACCGAAAGGAAGACTGAATGCCTGAGAATAGAGTATGCGTTATCATAAATGATAAAAAAATAGACCTACCAGTGCGTAAAGGAACTATCGGTCCTGATGTTATTGAAATTGCATCCCTTCACAAAGAAACAAACATTTTTACCTACGATCCTGGTTTTACCTCAACAGCCTCTTGTGAATCAAAAATTACTTATATCGATGGAGATGAAGGGATATTGCTGTATCATGGCTATTCCATTGATCAACTAGCTGAAAATGGTGATTTCCTTGAAACATGTTACCTCTTGCTTTACGGTGAGCTACCAAATAGACAAGAAAAAATAGATTTCGATCGCCGTATTATGCAGCACACAATGGTGCATGAACAATTTGCACGATTTTTTCATGGTTT of Bartonella ancashensis contains these proteins:
- the gorA gene encoding glutathione-disulfide reductase; this translates as MTSFDFDLFVVGGGSGGVRAARLAGALGKRVAIAEEHRVGGTCVIRGCIPKKLFVYASQYARAFSESTGFGWQCTNPIFDLQKLIANKDKEISRLEGLYRNTLRSNNVHIYESRATFIDDHMLELSKTGERLRAKEILIATGARVTPPMVVGGDLFLTSNEIFDLKKLPESIIIVGGGYIGVEFAGIFHALGVNTTLIHRGDLILRGFDYDLRKILSDVMIEKGISIIYGEIPSRVEVNNKHYDITLSNGQILSADQAVWAAGRVPNTMGLGLEDVGVKLNNSGAIIVDEKMMTNVPHIWAVGDVTGNAQLTPVAIHEAMCFVKNVFKDIPTVPDYDLIPTSVFSQPEIGTVGISEEDSVGLYKRVEIYRTLFRPMRNTLSGISEKTFMKLVVDGESRVVVGAHILGEGASEMVQLIAVSLKGKLTKDVFDATMALHPTAAEELVTMYEPSYVYENGKRL
- a CDS encoding DUF2059 domain-containing protein → MKNISSFQRVVALFCLVTFLAVNIGVSYAQNVSEQHLEAAKKMIKVIHATDQFDSFLPTAARDLKNELVSSDPNLEAVISDIVDKNALALAKRRADLEKAIAYVYTKYFSLEELDKITVFYSSDVGKKFLTEVPNIARDSYAVFNEWSSSLMEDLVKNVENDMAKTVRLNKLADPKKSFPSKSLK
- the rpiA gene encoding ribose-5-phosphate isomerase RpiA, which produces MDAQELKKLAAAKALEFIQDGMQLGIGSGSTVNEFVRLLGERVAGGLRVMGVVTSRYSEQLCHQFGVPVTTLEKMPDLDLDIDGADEIDPHMALIKGGGGALLREKIVASASRSVLIIADETKLVRKLGAFPLPVVVNQFGVNVTRRAIEKVADDFGFSGKITLRMNGDNPFETDDNFFIFDVAFGYIAQPELLSAALYEIPGVVEHGLFLGVASRSIIAMATGDVQVSESKHY
- a CDS encoding ComEC/Rec2 family competence protein; its protein translation is MDKSNPSTESVLENANLTLAQKGFPLIIDVPKDATYDEKKFSLSSRVIEGIVLVQQWFMECIRKEISFGLPFLLILVFCVVGAIFYFNLDKEPSWEQFVALIILLFGLLYGARNYYSVWLIVCFLCCIVLGALFAKIETWRMSTPMLSSNISTTLTGRVVSVEALEKGGFYVIVDVLKTEKPILRHSPDRVRLTAKYLPSKLSPGDGLYGRVRLHALSGAMRPGGYDFSFHNYFKGIGAYGTYLGQPIKISVFQPGALLARTSQKIENLRMEMTLRISAAIDGENGKVSSALITGQRGGISDNTNEALRTSGLAHILSISGLHMALLSGIVFIFIRVFFAFFPVFSSHYSTKKIAAIAALIIAAFYLALSGASVSAQRSFVMVATMLIAILCNRSGITMRSFAIAALVVIAISPHEILGPSFQMSFSATAALIAAFEWWAKRRSSDVKKQYHPLLELKYFALFFYQLFQFVHLLLLQVLLVEFMLHIIFTNVASLSVISNVLALPIVSILVMPFGLVAVLAMTLGLEWFPLQIMGFGIGLVIKIAYMIASISPTFNPGFIPSSALIFLSLGLTGLIFFKTPLRFIFAIPIIAGVLIYGICSSVQLIVSDGMNLVGVINKKTLYIDKSRASKFTISQWKRLFDVDEIIKPTRSGPTLNGQFICDDNVCTSLPKDGLRVSILRRKTSQCIKVDVVIKESTVDDRVCVQISGIMITPQQLLSRGSVMVTRNKVVMWSSVGFHRPWSMHRQDLEKLGI
- the gltX gene encoding glutamate--tRNA ligase, with the protein product MSVITRFAPSPTGFLHIGSARTALFNWLYAKHNNGKMLLRIEDTDRERSTDIAVKAIIDGLHWMGIDYDGDPISQFERAERHRQVAEQLVKNGKAYYCYASPEELAQMRENARAEGRPPRYDGRWRDRDISKAPKGVRPVIRIKAPQNGETVLHDRVQGKILFPNKDLDDFIILRSDRTPTYMHAVVVDDHDMGITHIIRGDDHLTNAARQAIIFNAMGWEIPVMAHIPLIHGENGAKLSKRHGALGVENYRTMGYLPDALRNYLVRLGWSHGNDEIISTEDMISWFDIDDINKGPARFDFKKLDAVNGHYIRVSDNQNLFDYSLGILPEIEGGIEIINKLNTERCAQFLAAIPYVKERSKTLLELIDGTSFIFAERPLQLDEKAKKLLNGDGWIILREIYPILEACPDWTTEVLNETLRCYAQKKELKLGEVAQPLRAALTGRTTSPGVFDILVLLGKTESLNRINDQIDAKKIYAI